The window GCTCCAGCGACCCGAAGAACATGCCGGTGGTGCGCGCCGAGCTGATGCGTTCCGTGTACCGCCGGTATTTCACCCTGACCGGCCGCATCTTCGGCGCGCTCGCGGGCGGGCGCGAGCTGACCGAGGACGTTGTCAAAGAATGGTTCTTCTATTTCTACCAGTGCACCGAATGCCGCCGCTGTTCTGTGTTCTGCCCTTACGGCATTGATACCGCCGAGATCACCATGATCGGCCGCGAGTTGCTGAACCTGATCGGCTGCAACACCAACTGGGTGCTGGAACCGGCGGCGAACTGCCTGCGCACCGGCAATCACCTCGGCATCCAGCCGCACGGTTTCAAGGACAGCCTGGAATTCGCCGCCGACGAACTGGAAGAGATCACCGGCATACGCGTCGAGGTGCCCATCAATCGCAAGGGCGCGGAAATCCTGTTCGTCATGCCCTCGGCCGACTACTTCGCCGAGCCGCATTACTACACCCTGCTCGGCTACATGATGCTGCTGCACGAGATCGGGCTGGATTTCACCTTCAGCGCCTTCGCCTCCGAGGGCGGCAACTTCGGGTTGTTCAGCTCGCACGAGCTGATGAAGCGCCTGAACGCGAAGGTGTACGAAGAAGCCCGGCGCCTGGGCGTGAAGTGGATCCTGGGCGGCGAGTGCGGCCACATGTGGCGCGTGCTCCACCAGTACATGGACACCATGAACGGCCCCGCCGATTTCCTGGAAGAGCCGGTCTCGCCGATCACGGGAACGAAGTTCGAGAACGCGCGCTCGACGCGCATGGTGCACATCTGCGAGTTCTCCGCCGACCTGATCCACCACGGCAAGCTGCGGCTTGATCCGGCGCGCAACGACCGCTGGACCGTGACCTTCCACGATTCCTGCAACCCGGCGCGTGCCATGGGCCTGCTGGAGGAGCCGCGCTACATCATCCGCAGCGCCTGCAACCGTTTCCATGAAATGCCGGAAAACACGATTCGCGAGCAGACGTTTTGCTGCGGCAGCGGCGCCGGCCTGGGTACGGATGAAAACCTGGAAATGCGCCTGCGCGGCGGTTTCCCGCGCGCCAACGCCGTCAAGTACGTGAAGGAAAAGCATGGCGTCAACCTGCTGGCCTGCATTTGCGCCATCGACAAGGCGACGCTGCCGACGCTGATGGATTACTGGGTGCCGGGCGTTCAGGTCGCCGGCGTGCACGAGCTGCTCGGCAACGCGCTGGTCATGCGCGGCGAAAAAGTACGCACCACCGATTTGCGCGGCGAGCCGCTGGCGGCGGAGGTGATCCATGCGTGACCGTGTCCTGATCGCCGTCGGCCTGCTCCTGTTCGTCTCGCTGGTGACGTACCCCGTGTGGCATGCGGTCTATGCAAGAACCACCACGGCAGGGCCGCAACTCAAACTGCCGCAGCAGTCGAAATCCTGCGTGGCGCCCGTGGCCCTCATGCGCGCCTCGCACATGAAGCTGCTCACCGACTGGCGCGAGGGCGCAGTGCGCGAGCGCCGCTTGGACTACACGTCGTACGACGGCAAGAAATACCGCGTCAATCTCTCCGGCACCTGTCTCGGCGAGTGCCACACCAATAAAGGGGAGTTCTGCGATCGCTGCCACACCTACGCTGCCGTTTCAGGCCCGTACTGCTGGGACTGCCATGTGGACCCGGCCTCCGTAGCCCGGAGGACGCCATGAAGATTACGCGCAAGGAGTTTCTGCGGATTGCGGGCTTCTCGGTGGCGGGAGCGGGCGCCGCCAAGGCCGTCCAGGTGATTGGCGCTGCGGATCGAGGGCCGCAATCTTCGGGTGCGGCAAAACGCTGGGGCATGGTGATCGACTTTCAGAAATGCCGTCCCGGCAACGACTGCGACGACTGCCTGAATGCCTGCCGCCTGGCACACAACCTTCCCGAGGTTCCCGAGCGCGACCGGGAAGTGAAGTGGGTGTGGAAGGAGCGCTACGAAAAAGTGTTCCCCTTCCAGCAAACCGACTACACGCGCCGCGCCTACGAAGGCCACGTCCTCCCGGTGTTGTGCAACCAGTGTGCGGAGCCGGCCTGCGTGCGCGTCTGCCCCACGGCGGCCACCTGGAAGCGCGAAGACGGAATCGTGATGATGGACTGGCACCGCTGCATCGGTTGCCGCTACTGCATGGCGGCGTGCCCGTATGGATCGCGAAGTTTCAACTGGTCGGATCCCCGGCCGTACATCCACAACCTGAAATCCGATTTTCCCACGCGCACCAAGGGCGTGGTGGAGAAATGCAATTTCTGCGAGGAGCGCCTGGCCAACGGCCGCGCGCCCGCTTGCGTTGAGGCCTGCCGGCAGAAAGCCATCGTGTTCGGTGACCTCAATGACGAACAGTCGACCGTGCGCCAACTGTTGCGCGCCCGCTATGCCGTGCAGCGCATGCCGGAACTGGGCACCGGGCCTTCAGTTTTCTATTTGGTTTGACCGCCATGTTCATGCTTGAAAAGGCGATGGCAGGCAGCCGCCGATACTGGGGCTGGCTCGCGTTCCTTCTGCTCCTGATCGCGCTCGGCGGTGCCTGCTACTTCCGCCAGCTCAGGGCCGGGTTGGCCATCACCGGCCTGAGCCGCGACGTTGCCTGGGGCCTGTACATCGCGCAGTTCACGTTTTTCGTCGGCGTGGCGGCGTCAGCGGTCATGGTGGTGCTGCCGTACTACCTGCACGACGTCAAGGCGTTCCGCAAGATCACCATTCTTGGCGAGTTGCTCGCGGTCTCCGCGGTGACCATGTGCCTGCTCTTCATCCTGGTGGACATGGGGCAGCCGGCGCGTGTGCTCAACGTGCTGCGCTATCCCACGCTCAGTTCGGTGATGTTCTGGGACATGGTCTCGCTCGCTGGCTACCTGCTGCTGAACGGCGTGATTTCCATCGTCATGCTCAGTTCCGAGCGCAGCGGTGTGCCCGCGCCGCGCTGGATCAAGCCGGTCATCATTGTTTCGATTCCGTGGGCCGTCTCCATTCACACGGTTACGGCATTTCTCTATAGCGGTCTGCCGGGCCGCACCTTCTGGATGACGGCCATCCTGGCGCCGCGCTTCTTGGCTTCGGCATTCGCCTCGGGGCCGGCGTTGCTGATCCTGCTGTGTCTGCTGCTGCGGCGGCTGACCTCGTTCGACGCCGGCGAAGACGCGATCCGCAAGCTCGGCGTGATCGTCGCCTACGCCATGTCGCTCAGTGTTTTCTTTGTTCTCCTCGAGCTGTTCACGGTCTTCTACAGCCGAATTCCGGAGGAGATGGAGCACTTCCGGTTCTTGTTCGTTGGGCTCGATGGCGATCGCCATCTGGCTCCCTGGATGTGGATATCGGCCGTCACGGGCATCGTCGCACTTGTTCTGCTGCTGGTCCCCAAGCTGCGCAACAACGAGACGATGCTGGCGGCCGCGGCCCTGCTGGTTTTTGTTTCTCTGTGGATTGAAAAAGGACTGGGGCTGATTGTCGGCGGCTTTGTTCCTTCGCCGCTGGGATCGGTCACTCGATACTCGCCCACCGCTCCGGAGTGGATCATCGTTCTGGGGGTGTGGGCGATAGGGGCTCTCTTGATCACCGTGTTCTACAAGATCACGGTCTCTGTTCGTGAGGTGAGGTGAACCATGGCAACATTGGTGGAAGCACCACCAAGACCTGCGCCACCGCCAGAAGTACGTCCTGCGGCTCCGCCACCACAACCGTGGCTGAGCGAGGATTGGCTGGCAGTGATCCTGGGTCTGGGGGTGTTCGTACTTTCCCTCGGCCTGCTGTTCGGGGCCGACATCCTGGGGTGGGTAGTCACGACGGCGGTTTGGACCGCGCCGACGAAGGCGCTCAACCCTGTGTCGAAAGCTTACAAATCCTTGCCGGGCCTGGTCTCTCTGCTCGGCACATATATATTCTTGCTGGCGATCCTACTGGCTGGCGCGAAGGCCTTGCGCGCCAACCTGAAATCATTCGCGAAAGGCTTTACCGGGGTTTTCTTCATCAGCTACTTGTGCTGGTTTCTTGGAAGCTGGGCCTACATTGCAGCCACTCCGGACAAACGGGCGGCGTTGAAGATTCCCTGGTCCCTGAACCTGACCAACGAGTCGGGATTCATTCTCGCCTTGCTGGCCGGGTTGATCGTAGGAAACTTCCTGCCGGGCGTTGCCAAAAGCATGAAAGAGGCAATCCGGCCCGAGCTCTACATTAAGACGGCGATTGTCATCCTGGGCGGGTTCCTGGGCATCGCCGCGCTGGAGCAGCGGGCTCTTGCCACTTCCGTGATTTTCCGCGGCGCGTGCGCCATCGTCGAGGCGTACCTGATTTACTGGCCGATCGTGTACTTCGTGTCGCGCCGGTATTTCGGGTTCAGCCGCGAGTGGGCGGCGCCGCTGGCGTCCGGTATCTCGATCTGCGGAGTGTCGGCGGCGATTGCCACCGGCAGCGCCATCAAGGCACGCCCGATTGTGCCCATCATGGTGTCTTCGCTGGTCGTGATTTTTGCCGTCGTCGAACTGATGATCCTTCCCTTCGCCGCGCAGCATTGGCTCTACAACCAGCCGATGGTGGCGGGCGCCTGGATGGGATTGGCGGTGAAGACCGACGGTGCGGCAGTGGCCAGCGGCGCGATTGCCGATTCCCTGATTCGCGCCAAGGCGATGGCCGCCACCGGCGTCAATTACGCTCCCAACTGGATCATGGGCGTCAGCACCACGGTGAAGGTGTTCATCGACATCTTTATCGGCGTGTGGGCATTCGTTCTGGCTTGGGTGTGGTCGGCAAAGATCGAGCATCGCGAGGGCGAGAAGGTGAAATTCAGCACGATCTGGCAGCGCTTCCCGAAATTCATCCTGGGATACGTGGCCACGTTCGCGATCGTGCTGGCCGTCGGCGTGCTGGTTCCGGCGCTGATCCCCAAAATCAAGGCTTCGATGGGGCAGGCCAATGTCCTTCGTGCCCTGTTCTTCGTGCTGACGTTCTTCGCCATTGGTGTGCTCTCCAACTTCCGCAAACTCTGGGAGGAAGGAATTGCCAAGCTGGCAGCCGTCTATGTGCTGTGCCTGTTCGGGTTCATCATCTGGGTCGGCCTGCTGATTTCCTGGCTGTTCTTCGCCGGAGTGTTGCCACCAATCGTAAAGGGGTGATGTATGGCAGATGTGCATTTGAAAGATGAAATGAAGAGAATGGAAGTCGAAAAGGAGCCCCTGCTTCCGATTGAGAAGAAGCTGATCTGGTACACCTTCGGAACCGGGGTCATCCTGCTGTTCGTGCTGGTTTTCATCAGCCGGGCATACCTGTAGAACACAGCGGGTTGCGGGCCACGCGCAAGCGCGGTCCGCAACCCAATGACGAATTTCATAGCCTCCGGACATTTATGCCGAAACTGGGAAAAGTCTATTTGGTGGGCGCAGGACCGGGACATCCCGAGCTGCTCACCATCAAGGCCGCCGAACTCATTAAGACCGGCGACGTGATCGTCTACGACCGTCTCATCCAGGAGGAAGTCATCGCCCTGGCACGCCCCTCCGCGGAGCGCATCTACATGGGCAAGCCCGTCGGCAAGCACGACTCGCGCCAGGATGAAGTCAACGAACTGCTGGTGCGAAAAGCGCGCGAGGGAAGAGTCGTCATCCGCCTCAAGGGCGGCGATCCGTTCGTCTTCGGACGCGGCGGCGAAGAGGCCGAGTACCTCGCCGACCACGGCATTCCGTTTGAAGTCATCCCCGGCGTCTGTTCCGCCTTGTCGGCGCCGTTAAGCGCGGGAATCCCCGTGACCCACCGCGATGCCGCATCCTCGGTCGCGATTGTTGCCGGCCACAATGCGAATGGAACGGAAGGGCGCATTGATTGGAACGCTCTGGCGCGAATAGACACCCTGGTTTTTCTGATGGGTGTTCACAATGTGGGCAAGATTGCGAAAAAACTTATTGCCGCCGGACGCTCTGCCGAGACTCCCGTGGCGATCGTCCAGATGGCGTTCTGGCCCGGTGAGCGCACGATTACTGGAACCCTTGCCACCATTGCCGAAGACTGTCGCCGGGCCCGGATTGAACCCCCGGCCACGCTTGTCATCGGCGAAGTAGTGCGTCTGCGCGAGAGGATCAGGGATGGAGCGCGTGATCTGGACCGCGCATGCGACTCAGCGGTCGTCGCTGCCGCCGCAGATTAGATTTCTCAGGAGGCCCTATGCCGGAAGCGGTACCCGTGGACAAAATTGCTGAAGAGATGTTCGCGCTCATTACGGAATGTGCTGGCAAGAAAAACCTGAAAGCCGGCGACCTCACCAAAGCGATGATCGCAAAGTTTGGCGAGGCAGCCTGCAGCAAGGAACAGTGCAAGCAGGCGATCCGAATCCTGATTGATTCCGGACGCTGCATCTACAGCTATCTTGGCGGTTCCTATATTCAGTTGCCGCCGAAAGAAGAAGAAGTGGGGAGCGCCGGATAACTGAGGCAGCGGGGATGAGCAACGATCACACATTGCCGCGCGTAGTAGTCGCCGGACTCGGTGGCGGCGCCGGGAAGACTGTCGTCTCCCTGGCGCTGGTGCTCGCGGCGCGCCGCCTCGGGAGGCAGGTGCGCGCGTTCAAGAAGGGTCCCGACTACATTGACGCGGCCTGGCTCACCTGGGCTTCGGGCAGTCCGGCGCGAAATCTCGATACCTATCTGATGGGCTTCGGCACGGCCGTCGGTTCCTTCGTCAGCAACGCCGTTTCCGATGGCTTGAACGTCGTGGAAGGCAACCGTGGCGTGTTCGACGGCATGGATGTGGCGGGCACGCACAGCAGTGCCGCGCTCGCCAAGGCGCTCGCAGCACCGGTGCTGCTGGTGCTGAACGTCGCCAAAGTGACGCGGACGGCCGCGGCGTACGTTCTGGGTGCTCAGAAACTCGACCCTGAACTCGACATTCGCGGACTGGTGCTGAACTACGTTAACGGACGGCGGCACGAGCAGATCGTGCGCGATGCGATCGCCTCCGTATGTGACATCCCGGTCGTCGGCGCGGTGCCGAGGCTGGACGCGGTCGGTCTCATCTCCGAACGTCATCTCGGCCTCATCATGCCCGAGGAACACGGCGGGCAGGAAATGCTCGAGCGAACCCTGCTGGACGAAGTTGTGCCCGGCCTCGATGTCGAAGCCATCTTGCGGATCGCGAGTGCGGCGCAGCCGCTCGGCGCCGAAGCGGTCACACTCGCCGGCTTGCCGGATGGCGCCGGGTTGAAGATCGGATACTTCAAGGATGCCGCGTTCAGTTTCTACTACGCCGAGAATCTTGAGGCGCTCGAGCGCTCCGGCGCTGAACTGGTGGCCATATCGCCGCTCGCCGCCGCTGCGTTACCGGCCGATCTCTCCGCCCTGTACATCGGCGGAGGGTTTCCCGAGGTGCAGGCCTCCGCGCTGGCCGCGAATCCCGGTTTCGTGCGCTCTCTGCACGAAGCCGCGCAGAACGGGTTGCCGATCTATGCCGAGTGCGGCGGGCTGATGGTGCTGTCGCGGGCGATTGTGTGGCAGGGCTCAAAGTATCCGATGGCCGCCGTGCTTCCTTTCGAGGCGCACGTGTGCAGCACGGCGCAGGGTCACGGCTATGCGGAGCTTCTCGTAGATCGCGCTAACCCGTTTTTCGCGACGGGCCTGAGCATCCGCGGCCACGAGTTCCACTACTCGAAAATCGTCCTGGAAAATGGCCGCCTTGAAACCGCATGCGAGGTGCGGCGCGGGAATGGCATCGGCCAGGGGCGGGACGGCGTCATCTTCAAGAATGTGTGGGCCGGCTACACGCATGTTCACGCGTTAGCCACACCGGAATGGGCCGCCGGAATGCTGCAAGCCGCGCGGCAATTCGATACTATGCACGGAACAGCTGACGGCCTAACAGCTGTGGTGTAGGTGGTTGGCGACGTGAAGAGTGTACGGGATCAGTGACGCGGAGCTGGAATCAAACTGCAGTGGAACAGGAGAGAAATTAAAAGGGCCGTGACATTGGTTATGGTCTAGCCGCCAACTCCTGCGAGGGAGTTGACAACGTGGACGCATGTACCGTCACAGCCCCTTGATGCGATCACTGCTTTCGCAGTTCCGAACCCCAACGTTACCTCGCAGCAACGTCGGTTTTTTCAGGTCCGGTCGCTCAACGAGTCGCCCCGTCTTGCGAATCACCCAGCTTACTTTGGACTGGCGACCGATGATTGGCGCCAACCCTTTCAACCGTCGACGCGCCGGATAGTAACACTGAACCAAAAGCTGTCAACGCCCAACATCGGGGCAGCGGAAACTAATTCCACATCGTTGTGCCCACAGCGCTTAGCGAAGATTTCCTCTAAGTTTCCACATCCGAGCGCTTCTTGAGCATTCGCCGCCGAAGAATTGCTCTTGCTTTGCGTGCGGAATCGATGTAGTCGAAGCAAGCGAGGCTCGCCATGCAAGAGCGCTTGGAATCGCTGGTGGTGCAAATGCACAGAGGTGGCATCCTCTATCAGGAAGCCGTACGCGAGTTCAAGAAGACCTTCATTTCTGCTGCGCTTCGAGACAACAAGGGCAATGTCAGTAAGACGGCGCCGGTCCTGGGTCTGCATCGCAACACCCTCGCGCGCATCTCCCTCGAACTTCAACTCGATATCCGAGGATTCCGGCCAAGCTCCCGTCGGCCCCCGAAGAGCGCGAACACAGCCCAGGTACCTAAACGGGCAGCTCGGTAACCTCTACGGCCCCGTGCGCAACCCTTGTGCGCACGGCGAACTGCTCGGCCGCATCTCTCGCCGGCAGGTTCATGGCCCGGCGACCAGCCATTCGATGCCTACCCATCAGTTTGCGAGTTCGCAGCGGCGGAAGATGCGAACACGTCGACTTGGCATCACGACCTGCGACAGTGTCTCGGCTACGACGCCACTCCGGCAAATTCACGGCGGTCGCCCAAGATGAAGGCTTCCATTGCGTTCGCGAATCCTTCATCTTCATTCGAGCTAGTCACAAATTGCGCCTGGCGCTGTACGTCGGCGCTGGCGTTCCCCATCGCGATGCTGAGTCCGCTCTTGCGAAACATGAGTACGTCGTTCGGCATGTCTCCGATCGTTGCTATCTGAGCTGGCGGGATAGACAGCACTTCGGAAAGCGCGGTGACCACGTGACCCTTGTTGGCATCGGGATGAGTGACGTCGAGATAATACGGCTGCGAGCGCGCCGCCGAGACGTGGTTGCCGCACTCGTGTTGCACGTCTGCTTCGCACGCGGCCACTGTCGTGTAGTTGTCGCTGACGCCGACGATCTTGGCCACGCGATCCAGGTGCGGAGCGAAATCGGCAACAATTCTAGGGGCGAACTTCACCGTCCATTGTTCACGCGCGACATGTGGAGCATTGGCGTCGCGCGCCAGCCAGTCACGGTCGGTGTAAACCCACACGTCCAGTCCGTGGCGCAGAACCGCGGTGATGACCTTGGCGGCAGTATCCGCCGGTAAGAAGCTCTGCGCCATCACCGACAGGTCGGGGTGGACGAGCACGCCACCGTTGAAGGCCGCTATAGGCTCCGTGAGGGCGAGCGCGTCAATC is drawn from Terriglobia bacterium and contains these coding sequences:
- a CDS encoding (Fe-S)-binding protein, which encodes MPQELLQIEARKPDGDWKNPAVQFRKGFFCYGAAAKNVRYLGLPNPREWQPFDADWKLPPDWKQILLAGMKERLQKYRSFRLFMDICVRCGACADKCHFYLGSSDPKNMPVVRAELMRSVYRRYFTLTGRIFGALAGGRELTEDVVKEWFFYFYQCTECRRCSVFCPYGIDTAEITMIGRELLNLIGCNTNWVLEPAANCLRTGNHLGIQPHGFKDSLEFAADELEEITGIRVEVPINRKGAEILFVMPSADYFAEPHYYTLLGYMMLLHEIGLDFTFSAFASEGGNFGLFSSHELMKRLNAKVYEEARRLGVKWILGGECGHMWRVLHQYMDTMNGPADFLEEPVSPITGTKFENARSTRMVHICEFSADLIHHGKLRLDPARNDRWTVTFHDSCNPARAMGLLEEPRYIIRSACNRFHEMPENTIREQTFCCGSGAGLGTDENLEMRLRGGFPRANAVKYVKEKHGVNLLACICAIDKATLPTLMDYWVPGVQVAGVHELLGNALVMRGEKVRTTDLRGEPLAAEVIHA
- the dsrJ gene encoding sulfate reduction electron transfer complex DsrMKJOP subunit DsrJ — encoded protein: MRDRVLIAVGLLLFVSLVTYPVWHAVYARTTTAGPQLKLPQQSKSCVAPVALMRASHMKLLTDWREGAVRERRLDYTSYDGKKYRVNLSGTCLGECHTNKGEFCDRCHTYAAVSGPYCWDCHVDPASVARRTP
- a CDS encoding 4Fe-4S dicluster domain-containing protein — encoded protein: MKITRKEFLRIAGFSVAGAGAAKAVQVIGAADRGPQSSGAAKRWGMVIDFQKCRPGNDCDDCLNACRLAHNLPEVPERDREVKWVWKERYEKVFPFQQTDYTRRAYEGHVLPVLCNQCAEPACVRVCPTAATWKREDGIVMMDWHRCIGCRYCMAACPYGSRSFNWSDPRPYIHNLKSDFPTRTKGVVEKCNFCEERLANGRAPACVEACRQKAIVFGDLNDEQSTVRQLLRARYAVQRMPELGTGPSVFYLV
- the nrfD gene encoding polysulfide reductase NrfD, yielding MLEKAMAGSRRYWGWLAFLLLLIALGGACYFRQLRAGLAITGLSRDVAWGLYIAQFTFFVGVAASAVMVVLPYYLHDVKAFRKITILGELLAVSAVTMCLLFILVDMGQPARVLNVLRYPTLSSVMFWDMVSLAGYLLLNGVISIVMLSSERSGVPAPRWIKPVIIVSIPWAVSIHTVTAFLYSGLPGRTFWMTAILAPRFLASAFASGPALLILLCLLLRRLTSFDAGEDAIRKLGVIVAYAMSLSVFFVLLELFTVFYSRIPEEMEHFRFLFVGLDGDRHLAPWMWISAVTGIVALVLLLVPKLRNNETMLAAAALLVFVSLWIEKGLGLIVGGFVPSPLGSVTRYSPTAPEWIIVLGVWAIGALLITVFYKITVSVREVR
- a CDS encoding YeiH family protein, coding for MATLVEAPPRPAPPPEVRPAAPPPQPWLSEDWLAVILGLGVFVLSLGLLFGADILGWVVTTAVWTAPTKALNPVSKAYKSLPGLVSLLGTYIFLLAILLAGAKALRANLKSFAKGFTGVFFISYLCWFLGSWAYIAATPDKRAALKIPWSLNLTNESGFILALLAGLIVGNFLPGVAKSMKEAIRPELYIKTAIVILGGFLGIAALEQRALATSVIFRGACAIVEAYLIYWPIVYFVSRRYFGFSREWAAPLASGISICGVSAAIATGSAIKARPIVPIMVSSLVVIFAVVELMILPFAAQHWLYNQPMVAGAWMGLAVKTDGAAVASGAIADSLIRAKAMAATGVNYAPNWIMGVSTTVKVFIDIFIGVWAFVLAWVWSAKIEHREGEKVKFSTIWQRFPKFILGYVATFAIVLAVGVLVPALIPKIKASMGQANVLRALFFVLTFFAIGVLSNFRKLWEEGIAKLAAVYVLCLFGFIIWVGLLISWLFFAGVLPPIVKG
- the cobA gene encoding uroporphyrinogen-III C-methyltransferase, whose translation is MGKVYLVGAGPGHPELLTIKAAELIKTGDVIVYDRLIQEEVIALARPSAERIYMGKPVGKHDSRQDEVNELLVRKAREGRVVIRLKGGDPFVFGRGGEEAEYLADHGIPFEVIPGVCSALSAPLSAGIPVTHRDAASSVAIVAGHNANGTEGRIDWNALARIDTLVFLMGVHNVGKIAKKLIAAGRSAETPVAIVQMAFWPGERTITGTLATIAEDCRRARIEPPATLVIGEVVRLRERIRDGARDLDRACDSAVVAAAAD
- a CDS encoding cobyrinate a,c-diamide synthase, with translation MSNDHTLPRVVVAGLGGGAGKTVVSLALVLAARRLGRQVRAFKKGPDYIDAAWLTWASGSPARNLDTYLMGFGTAVGSFVSNAVSDGLNVVEGNRGVFDGMDVAGTHSSAALAKALAAPVLLVLNVAKVTRTAAAYVLGAQKLDPELDIRGLVLNYVNGRRHEQIVRDAIASVCDIPVVGAVPRLDAVGLISERHLGLIMPEEHGGQEMLERTLLDEVVPGLDVEAILRIASAAQPLGAEAVTLAGLPDGAGLKIGYFKDAAFSFYYAENLEALERSGAELVAISPLAAAALPADLSALYIGGGFPEVQASALAANPGFVRSLHEAAQNGLPIYAECGGLMVLSRAIVWQGSKYPMAAVLPFEAHVCSTAQGHGYAELLVDRANPFFATGLSIRGHEFHYSKIVLENGRLETACEVRRGNGIGQGRDGVIFKNVWAGYTHVHALATPEWAAGMLQAARQFDTMHGTADGLTAVV
- a CDS encoding histidine kinase; this translates as MQERLESLVVQMHRGGILYQEAVREFKKTFISAALRDNKGNVSKTAPVLGLHRNTLARISLELQLDIRGFRPSSRRPPKSANTAQVPKRAAR
- a CDS encoding Cof-type HAD-IIB family hydrolase translates to MRSNTRLVIADVDGTLVTQNKVLTARSIEAVRGLRGAGIAFSITSGRPPLGMAMLIDALALTEPIAAFNGGVLVHPDLSVMAQSFLPADTAAKVITAVLRHGLDVWVYTDRDWLARDANAPHVAREQWTVKFAPRIVADFAPHLDRVAKIVGVSDNYTTVAACEADVQHECGNHVSAARSQPYYLDVTHPDANKGHVVTALSEVLSIPPAQIATIGDMPNDVLMFRKSGLSIAMGNASADVQRQAQFVTSSNEDEGFANAMEAFILGDRREFAGVAS